One Ricinus communis isolate WT05 ecotype wild-type chromosome 7, ASM1957865v1, whole genome shotgun sequence genomic region harbors:
- the LOC8259702 gene encoding serine carboxypeptidase-like 20, protein MDKPKTTSLILCCIACFLFSFVLITHSAPQDALVIEIPGFSGALPSKHYSGYVTIDESHGKKLFYYFVESEGNPSQDPVVLWLNGGPGCSSFDGFVYEHGPFNFEAANASADLPKLHLNPYSWSKVSNILYLDSPAGVGLSYSKNTTDYITGDIKTALDSHTFLLKWFELYPEFLSNPFFIAGESYAGVYVPTLAYEVMKGIDASVKPILNLKGYLVGNGVTDELFDGNALVPFAHGMGLISDDLYEEVKDACSDNFYNPLSDTCETKLDKVDEDIEGLNIYDILEPCYHGTDPSEVKDIKIRLPSSFRQLGKTDRPLPVRKRMFGRAWPLRAPVRDGIVPTWPQLLNSESVPCTDDEVATLWLNNAAVRKAIHADEESIAGTWELCTDRIFFSHDAGSMIKYHRNLTMRGFRALIFSGDHDMCVPYTGSQAWTRSMGYKIVDEWRPWISKGQVAGYTQGYENNLTFLTIKGAGHTVPEYKPQEAFDFYSRFLAGKRI, encoded by the exons ATGGATAAGCCTAAGACAACAAGTTTAATCTTATGCTGTATTGCTTGCTTCTTGTTTAGCTTTGTACTTATCACTCACTCAGCTCCTCAAGATGCACTTGTTATTGAAATTCCTGGTTTCTCTGGTGCTCTTCCTTCTAAACACTATTCTGG GTATGTAACTATTGATGAAAGTCATGGCAAGAAATTGTTTTACTACTTTGTTGAATCTGAAGGGAACCCATCACAAGATCCTGTTGTCCTTTGGCTTAATGGTGGACCTGGATGCTCTAGCTTTGATGGTTTTGTATATGAGCATG GTCCTTTCAATTTTGAAGCAGCAAATGCATCAGCAGATCTGCCCAAACTGCATCTTAATCCATACAGTTGGTCCAAG GTTTCCAACATCTTATATTTAGATTCCCCTGCTGGTGTTGGGCTGtcttattctaaaaatacAACCGATTACATAACTGGTGATATAAAGACTGCCTTGGATTCACATACATTTCTCCTCAAG TGGTTTGAGCTATACCCAGAGTTTCTCTCCAACCCATTTTTCATTGCTGGGGAGTCATATGCTGGAGTCTATGTGCCAACCCTTGCTTATGAAGTAATGAAAG GAATTGATGCTAGTGTAAAGCCTATCCTTAATCTCAAG GGATATTTGGTGGGAAATGGAGTTACAGATGAACTGTTTGATGGCAATGCCCTTGTACCATTTGCACATGGAATGGGCCTGATCTCAGATGATCTCTATGAG GAGGTAAAGGATGCATGCAGCGACAACTTCTACAATCCACTTAGTGACACTTGTGAGACCAAGCTTGACAAGGTCGATGAG GATATTGAAGGTTTAAACATATACGACATTCTAGAACCCTGCTATCATGGAACCGATCCAAGTGAGGTTAAAGACATTAAAATAAGGTTACCTTCCAGCTTTCGGCAATTAGGTAAGACCGATAGGCCTCTTCCTGTGAGAAAAAGGATGTTTGGTCGTGCCTGGCCACTTAGAGCTCCTGTTAGAGATGGTATTGTTCCAACTTGGCCGCAACTCCTTAATAGTGAAAGTGTCCCATGCACT GATGATGAAGTTGCCACCTTATGGCTGAATAATGCAGCAGTTAGGAAAGCAATACACGCTGATGAG GAAAGCATAGCTGGTACTTGGGAGTTATGTACAGATAGGATTTTCTTTAGCCATGATGCTGGAAGCATGATCAAGTACCACAGGAACCTTACTATGAGGGGATTTCGAGCACTCATATTCAG TGGTGATCATGATATGTGTGTTCCATACACTGGTAGTCAAGCATGGACAAGATCAATGGGGTATAAAATTGTGGATGAATGGAGGCCATGGATTTCGAAAGGACAAGTTGCTGG GTATACACAAGGGTATGAGAACAACCTCACTTTTTTAACCATAAAG GGGGCTGGACATACTGTTCCAGAATACAAACCACAGGAGGCGTTTGATTTTTACAGTCGATTCCTTGCTGGAAAACgaatataa